One genomic window of Salvia miltiorrhiza cultivar Shanhuang (shh) chromosome 4, IMPLAD_Smil_shh, whole genome shotgun sequence includes the following:
- the LOC131019938 gene encoding E3 ubiquitin-protein ligase BOI-like has protein sequence MLGGGGGGSNGNTMFPGFVEENRVQYNNNALPQLQLFANVPIQCGAGVGTINHVGNRHAPTDNRPINRGGDGDMQQKLHISLNNNFCQDEAGRVGTVLNPIPVSTGLKLSYEEEERNSSVTSACENMKTNVPVMLSLGNTVKMEIDRQTEEFSRYIKLQEENVLKGVREINQRHSVSLLNALEKGVNRKLQEKELEIENMNRKNKELGDRIKQVAMEAQSWHYRAKYNESVVNVLKSNIQQLMEQGTAQAREGSGDSEVDDAVSSSNHQRIILNDSGSKRPLDHPPRCRACNTKQVSVLILPCRHLCLCTDCEGFIDICPVCQVMKTASVHVYM, from the exons ATGttaggaggaggaggaggaggaagtaATGGAAATACGATGTTCCCTGGTTTTGTGGAGGAAAATCGTGTCCAATACAATAACAATGCGTTGCCCCAACTACAGCTATTTGCAAATG TTCCAATTCAGTGTGGTGCTGGTGTTGGGACCATAAATCATGTCGGGAACAGGCACGCGCCCACTGATAACCGCCCTATCAACAGAGGTGGTGATGGAGACATGCAGCAGAAGCTTCACATATCTTTGAACAACAACTTTTGTCAGGACGAAGCTGGCCGTGTTGGAACCGTTTTGAACCCCATTCCCGTATCAACGGGGCTCAAACTGTCATACGAGGAAGAAGAGCGCAACTCCTCTGTTACTTCTGCCTGTGAGAACATGAAAACCAATGTCCCTGTTATGCTTTCCCTTGGCAACACCGTCAAAATGGAGATAGATCGACAGACAGAAGAATTTAGCCGGTATATTAAACTTCAG GAAGAGAATGTCTTGAAGGGAGTTCGAGAGATAAACCAAAGGCACTCGGTTTCTCTGTTAAACGCCCTTGAAAAAGGAGTAAACAGGAAATTGCAAGAGAAGGAGCTCGAGATTGAGAACATGAACCGGAAGAACAAGGAGCTAGGCGACAGGATAAAGCAGGTCGCCATGGAAGCGCAGTCGTGGCACTACAGAGCCAAATACAACGAGTCAGTTGTGAACGTGCTCAAGAGCAACATTCAGCAGCTGATGGAACAAGGCACGGCCCAAGCCCGTGAGGGGTCCGGGGATAGTGAGGTGGACGATGCGGTATCAAGCTCAAATCATCAGAGAATAATTCTAAACGACTCGGGGAGTAAAAGACCCCTAGACCACCCTCCAAGATGCAGAGCTTGCAACACCAAACAAGTGTCTGTGTTGATTCTGCCTTGCCGGCATCTATGCCTGTGTACAGATTGTGAAGGATTCATCGACATCTGCCCCGTGTGCCAGGTAATGAAGACTGCTAGTGTTCATGTATACATGTAG